The bacterium genome includes the window CGTATACGACAAAAATGCCTACCTTATTCAATTTCGATTACGACCGGAAGTCTACGGCCCGCAAGGCAATAATTATTCAATCAATGCTTCGGCTACAGGCCAGTATCAAAGAAGATGGGGTGACATAGACATCAATGCCGGTATCTCAGCACGCATGCAAAATTACCAATTACATTCTAATCGCCTTAACATAAACACATTTCAGTTATTTACTTCGACGAACCGGTATATTCATACGCGTATATCTGCAGGTATCGATGGCGTTTATAACAAAGTGGTCTTGTCGGGCATTGCGAAAAACACCATTTCCTCATGGTCGGTTATTCCCAAGACGCGCTACTTCATGTCTGACTTCGCCAATGTGTCGGCCGGAATCCTGCTGGAATCGTACCGGGCGCACACCGATGATGTTATGTTCACGACACGATCAAATAAAGGCTGGCGATTTGGCCCGGAATTAAGTTATGAATATTCAAAAAATTGGCTTATTCGCACAAAGTATCTTCCTTCAAAACGCTTTTCAAATTCAAAAACTGAGGCGCATATTGAGCATGAAATTAATATCGTTGTTGGAAAAAATTTGACAACGCATTGGTCAATATTTATGTTAGCGGATTATTATATCTCAGCTAATGATTCCAGCGCCCAAAATGTAGTCTATACGCAGACCAATTATGAAAATCGTATTCACGCGAAACTGGTGTATAACTGGAAAAAAAGTTATTCTGTGTATGTAAAATTAGCCTATACAAAAAATGAACTGATTTACGAAAATGTTACTTTGTCCGGCATGCAGGCATCCGTCGGAATTGAAATTCAGAAATAGCTCATGTAAAAAAAATACGCTTGTCGGCCGTATCTGCTTGACAGGAAAAGGGTCTAAAATATTAGATATACCTTCTCGTATTTTAAGTATCCATACGCATTAACGACGCAATACACGGTCTTCATTCTTATCTTGAAATAGCAGTGCTTGTATATTAAATTAGACTATATTTCTTTAGAAGACACCCACTCATGTTTATTAATACAACAAAAACTAACAGGAGGCATTTATGAAAAACTTAATTAAGATAGGCTCAATTCTATTTGCGTTCAGCTTCGTTTCTTTTGTGGGATGCGGTGACGACGAATTAAAGCCTGAAAATTTTGCCAGCCAGGAGGACGCCCAGGCTGCTTTGTATGACAGCGAAGAAGAAATCTTCCTTGCTCTGTCTGAATTAAGGAGCGTTGCGGATGTTGCTGCAACTTTTGACGGCTCAAGGCCTGACGATTTCGAATTTTTTAAGAGCAATCGTTCTAAGACTCTAGGCAAGAAGCATTCTCCTCATACTTTTGGATACAATACCCAAACAGGCTATTGGACGTTTGACACCACCGCAAGCGATCAAGGCCTTTCGTTTTTCTTTAATGGAAAGATCAGGTTTACACCTCGGGATGCCATAACGGGTTTACCAAATGAAACCACAAATACGATGGATTACGATGTATCCGCATCTATAAGCGAGACTGAAGGAGAATCGTTTATCGAACTAAGTTACGATGCCGATCTTGTTGTAACCGGTATTGCCGCTTTTCGTGCCGCGACAGGCAATGCGACATTCAACGGTTCAAACAAAGTGAGTTTTTCATTGGACGTAACATTGGAATCGGACCATATTGTATTCGATTATGATCATTCCTACAAGATCAAGAGTGTTGTGGTTGATCCGACGTCAAGTTACCCACAAAGCGGATCGTTTGAATTTACAATCAAGCGTGATATCAACGCCTCCGGATTCGGGTCAAATTTTTATGTAGCCGGATCTATCACATTTGATGGGACGAATATCGCGGTGCTGGAGTTTGGCGGTTATACATTCCATATAGATTTGGATGGTCCGTATATTGTAGAACTTGATTAGTAGTAATTGGATTTGCTGAATTGTATTGGTCGCTCGGTTTTGTCAAACCGGGCGGCTTTTTTATTATCCGCCGATCTTTGCTCGTTGGGTCAGATATTCCAGTAGCGCAACGTCAAACGAAGTGCGCGTATCGAGCAAAACATAGTCAATTTTATTTTCACGGCATTCTTTTCGGTAGCTTTCGATAAATGCCTGCATCTGTTCGCGGTAGCTGGATCGTATATGCCACGGCTGTGTAGTGATACGTTCCTTGGTTTCTATATCTTCAAACACCACGTCGCCGCTGTAAGCCAGTTCGCGCTCCTGCGGATCCAAAACATGAAAAACAATCACTTCATGCCTGCGATGGCGAAAATGTTTTAGTCCGGCCATAATCTTCTGCGGATCGTCAAAAAGATCACTGATCAGGATAATTAGCCCGCGCCTTTTAATACGCTCAGCAATTTCATGTAAGGTCGGCGCCAGGTCAGTGTCCTCATGGTCCCGAATGTTCTGCAGATTCTCTTCTAATATTCTTAAATACCCCATCGTCGCGCGGGGCGGCATATACTTCCTGATCTTCTTGTCAAACAACACCAAACCCGTTGCATCCTTTTGATGAATCATCAAATAGGCGAGCGATGCGGCAAGATACGAACTGTATTCAAGTTTAGTGATCGCTGAGGAAGCAAACGTCATGGATCCGCTTGTGTCCAGAAGGATATAGGTTTTAAGATTTGTCTCTTCTTCATAGCGTTTAACGTAATAACGCGAAGTACGGCCGTACACTTTCCAGTCAATAGTACGAATTTCATCGCCGGGCATATATTGCCGGTGTTCTGCGAACTCGACACTGAAACCGTGATAGGGGCTTTTGTGCAAACCGGTGATGAAACCCTCGACGACCAATCGCGCTTTAATTTCCATATTGGAAAGTTTGGCTACTACATCCGGTTGTAAGTACTTTTGAGTTTCTGACGTCACGTTTCCTCTTCTGTTAAGTCAAATATAATATAATAAACAGCCAATTTCCACAACGATGTGCCTTGAAATCGTTGATACAACATGGCCGGTTGTTTACAACAACGTCATTTTGTAAAAATCTTTTGAAATCTAAAGAAGAGACTCACTGGTAGGAGCACTATTTTATCATTGTGGCGAAAGAATATATAAACGGAATTTTCTCGTTTTGCTGTTTGCACCAATATCATTTTGTAAAAATCTCTTAAAATTAAAGAAGAGACTCCCAGATAGAGGGCAAAATTTCATTAACGCGGTGAGGAAATAATATATAAACTGAGCTTTTCGTTCTAATGAATTTTTTATTTGGAACAAAAAAGATTCTTTCGGAATGACATTCAGGGGTCCGTAAGAGTTATCGATACGGAATGTCTTTGCCCTCGGCGATCAGTTTTGACCATTTGATGTATCTTTGAAGACGGTAAGTAAGCCTGAATGCGGCGGTATGAAAAGCCTGAACTTTTGAAACGGCCATTTCGTTGTTTATGGATTCGAGTTGCCGTTCGAAACCGGGCAGAATCACGTCTTTGAAATATTTTTTATACAACAGATTGCTTTCTTTGAAATCTCCGTTAGTATAGCTGTAAATGTCATACCATGACGAGACTGCGCCCAGGCTGAAATAAGTATTCGTTGACGTGATTACCTCATCTATTCCGTTTCCGTCAACGTCCCGAACTTCTGCAAAGGGTCCGAATCCGGCGGCCCGGTAATTTTCACCGTCGTGAAACAAGATCACGGTACTATTTTTGCCCCATTCATTACCGTATTCAATGAATCGCAGAAAAACATCAAAACCGGGTTTATCGTCGATATTGACGATCCGGATATCGGATGGATGAAACGAATTTTCTGAATACGTTTTTGTTAAAACGGTTTTGTATTTTCCATCATGTAATTGTAACACTTTAAAAAATATTTTTTCTCTTTCATCCGGAGTGGCCTGGCTCATACAAATGACAAGGAGTTCGT containing:
- a CDS encoding DUF58 domain-containing protein produces the protein MEIKARLVVEGFITGLHKSPYHGFSVEFAEHRQYMPGDEIRTIDWKVYGRTSRYYVKRYEEETNLKTYILLDTSGSMTFASSAITKLEYSSYLAASLAYLMIHQKDATGLVLFDKKIRKYMPPRATMGYLRILEENLQNIRDHEDTDLAPTLHEIAERIKRRGLIILISDLFDDPQKIMAGLKHFRHRRHEVIVFHVLDPQERELAYSGDVVFEDIETKERITTQPWHIRSSYREQMQAFIESYRKECRENKIDYVLLDTRTSFDVALLEYLTQRAKIGG